TGTGTTGGCTTTCCTTCATCTACAACACTATTTAGCATCTCTTGAGGTATGTTTTTTGAGGTACTGCTAGTTTCAATGGAGGTGAAATCATCATTCTCTCCAATAGACAATACCGCTGTTTTATCATCATTTTTCGCCATACCTATTTCTGTAAATTAAAGAAGTACTCTAGAAATCCTCCTAGTTTTTTTTCAATACTATCCACACTTTCAATAGCCAGCTCTTTGAGTTTTTGTGAGCTATCTAGCTTTAACTCCTTTTGACTCAAATCAATGTCAAAGTATATTCCGTTGTCATACTTAAAATTTGAATAATAATCATTTCCAAAAATTTTACTAACAATTTCTTCTTTACTCATTGGACCTGTGGTGAAATTCACATGGCCTGCATCACTTTCCATGTCTATTGCAAAAACACCCGTATCAATTATTTTTCCTTCCATTTTACTCTCTATCTCACTTGCGTTTTTTAACATCATATTTTTGTATACTTCCTTGATGCCATCAAGACTCATGCCGTTTTTGTGATAAAAGACTGAAGTTTTTATGCCAATACGTGCAATATCTGTTGTTTGATACCTTTTGAATTCCTCTACGATTTCAAAAAGTTTATTGATATAAGTCTTAAAATCATCAAAATTTTCACTTGCCTCAATTTGTAGTCCAAAATTTTCCCAACTAAAAAATACAACCTTATCTAAGCTGTCATTCGTAATATCAACCCTAGATCCAGTCAATTTGAGCTTGTTCCAGCCCATTTTCTTGATGATGAAATCACCCATTTCACCCTTATAGTCCATAAAGCTAAGGCTTCTGTTTTTAAGTCTTACCTCCAATATATGACGAGCTATCAAATGGTCCTGTTTTTTTGCCATAGCAGTAGAAATGTTAAATAATCTTAAAATCTATCTTTCCAGCCTCCATTTGCAAGACTGTGTTCGTTTTAAGCTGGTCATTGCCTCCAAATGCTTTATCGAGACAGATAGCCTTCTCAGGCTTATCAGCTAGAATTGCATCGACTAGACCTTGAGAGAGCTTATCCTCAAGGCAAATAACCAACTTGCCTCCATCTAGTAAGTAGTAGGCTTTCTTGTCTGCTTCCTTTTTATCTACATCGACATTCAAATCAAGCCCGCTTTTGAGTACTAGCTCGTAAAGGATATTATCCTGCGTACTCTCTTTCTTCACGTTATCAACAAATATGTTCATTTGTTCTATCAATTCCTCGTCGTTCTTCACGTCTGTTCTCCAAATTTTGAAATTGCTTTGGTCGAGCTTGAAGACTTTGAATCCCGTATCTAGCTTATTGCCGTCTAGGTCTAATTGGCTTCCTTTTTCATCTTTTATTCTTTTACCTGCACGTCTGATACGCTCCTTTGAAATATCTGAAATGTTTTTGTAACCGGACTTGAAGGCTTCGCTTTTTTCATCACAAAGCTCGGGTAATTGAACTGAAATGCACTTTCTATTCCCACCATCTTTTGAATTAAGCTCCATGACCGCATGTGCTGTTGTGCCTGAGCCGGCGAAAAAATCCAAAACAATATCTTCTGACTCTGTGGCAACTGTTAACATTCTTCTAATCAAACCTGTAGGTTTGGGGAAATCAAATACTTTTGCACCCATAAGCTCATTAAGTTCCTTGCTAGCTTGGTCAGTTGTACCAGTGCTTTTATGATTCCATAGGTCAACGGGTACCATTCCGCCTTCCATTTCAGTCAAGAACTTTTTTAGACGTGGGTAAGTATTTCCACCTTTTATCCCCCAATAAAGTCGATCTTCTTTTATATGTGTTTTATAAGTCTCTTTACTATATTTCCATGCGTTAGTTGGATGAGAAACGACTTCTTTGGTTATTGGATTCAGTAAATCGTACGACAAGTTCGGACGTGCTTCTTTCAGGGCTGGATTGACATAAGATACGCTTGTCCATACGCCCCTTGAGTCATTGTCGGGATTTGAATATGTAGAATCAGCTTTCTCATTTCTCGGCTCACGAAGAGTTTCCACCTCGTCAGACCTCCTGTATAGCAGAATCCGTTCAGTCAACGTAGCAAACATTTTTGCATTATTGCTTCTTGTAAATCTTTTCTCCCATACAATTTCTGACACAAAATTTTCTTCACCAAATATCTCATTCAAGAGAATCTTTAGATTGTGTGACTCGTTTTCATCGATGCTTACAAAAATAAGACCATCTTGTTTCAAAAGGTTTCGCGCCAAGAATAGGCG
This genomic interval from Candidatus Peregrinibacteria bacterium contains the following:
- a CDS encoding site-specific DNA-methyltransferase, giving the protein MKKSKMNGKSLNPQEELLELLKQKFPEIFAEGKVDCQKLKQTLGEEVDLDSERYGMAWAGKSSCFRVIQEPTTATLKPAKDESVDFDKTENLFIEGDNLEVLKVLQKSYYGKVKMIYIDPPYNTGNDFVYNDDFRQNKDEYQQEAGIKDDSGNLRGDGLMKNTSDRGHYHSDWLNMMYPRLFLARNLLKQDGLIFVSIDENESHNLKILLNEIFGEENFVSEIVWEKRFTRSNNAKMFATLTERILLYRRSDEVETLREPRNEKADSTYSNPDNDSRGVWTSVSYVNPALKEARPNLSYDLLNPITKEVVSHPTNAWKYSKETYKTHIKEDRLYWGIKGGNTYPRLKKFLTEMEGGMVPVDLWNHKSTGTTDQASKELNELMGAKVFDFPKPTGLIRRMLTVATESEDIVLDFFAGSGTTAHAVMELNSKDGGNRKCISVQLPELCDEKSEAFKSGYKNISDISKERIRRAGKRIKDEKGSQLDLDGNKLDTGFKVFKLDQSNFKIWRTDVKNDEELIEQMNIFVDNVKKESTQDNILYELVLKSGLDLNVDVDKKEADKKAYYLLDGGKLVICLEDKLSQGLVDAILADKPEKAICLDKAFGGNDQLKTNTVLQMEAGKIDFKII